tttattaatattttttaacaactGTGGGTATCTGAccaagttttcacaccttggCTAGTATTGTCAAAAAACCACATGAACCTACTTCATTTGGTGTTGGAATGCTGGGTGTTATTTTCATTGGGTATTTGAGTGTACAAATTGTCTATTTGACCACTAACTGAATTTGTTGTAGGTTAAAGCTTACAAGATTTCTATTCAAGTTCTCCAATAAACAAACGACATTAAGGGATCCAGTTCTGCCACATTTTATGCAAGAAAAAACTTAATATGGGTTCCTTCTTTTGCGCGTCAATCCTTTTAGAAAAGAGTCTAGGTAATGATAACTTGGATAGTTTAATGACCAAGATTATTGAATTGTAGATGAAAGATTCCAAGTTGCAAGAAGTTTGTGTGTCATTGTTGAGGTGTATGTTATTATGTGGAGCCTGTGGAGCCTTTGGGGAGGGAGTAATGGCAGGCTCATTAGAGGGCTTGAGTGGTCTTTGGTTTTGACCCCTTGTTAGGTTCATCATCTCTTTGTGGGTCCAGAATCAGCTTATGTTTTGATCATATGATTCTGTaagttttgatatttaagcTTTTCCATATTGATGATGAATTATATGAAAAGGGTAAAATGTTTACGAAGCCTGCCTTATTAACATTTATCACACAGATATTTTAATTGTGCGATGTTGATAGAAGCCGTTCTTTCTTTACTTTGGTACCCGTATGACTTCTGCCTGCCTCTGAACAGTTCTGGTAGTTATTTGTGTACATGATCATGCATTACGTTGTTCTTTTTATGCTTCAGTTGGTGCTTAAGTATGAGGCTgataattatgttttatgtattttaattgaaattgcTGACATCTAGACTTTTGATCTGATTTTGATTGCTATTATTGATTCTCTTAATCAGCATGCacttaataaattttcatttgattttaacAGTGGACATGTACTGGGCCGAAACCGGGGTGGTGGACGAGGACGTGGTCCTGGAAGAGGAGGGCGTGGACGTGGGAGTAGCAGAGGTCGTGGGGAGAAATTATCTGCCGAAGATCTAGATGCTGATTTGGAGAAATATCATGAAGAAGCCATGCAGATCAATTAAATCATTTGGTGTGATTTCCTGGGGCTTGATATTCCCAACTTCGTTAGGTGCTTGATGATAAATGTGATAAGGATACCATTTTCTATTTTGCGAGTCATATCATGAAGCCCTGACCTTGAGAGAACCACTAGACCTTGCTAGGATGTGGAGTTTGGGCTTCAATTGTTATTTGTTGCAGTAAACTACAATGAGGTGTTATATATGCTTGAATCTGTAATCTCCCGTTACTTATCTGTTTCTTAATCTTCTCCAATCCTATTTATTTTCCATGAAAGTTGCACTGGAACTGGGAAAGTCGCTCACACTCCTTGTCGACACGGAAGGATTTGGGCGCTTGACATGGGAAGTATTGGTTATAACATAATCAACCACATCTTCTGGTGTTGAGGCCAAAGTTCTGGTACACCGTTTCTAAATCATAATATTTCCTTGATGGAATGATAGATATAGCCGAGAATCTATTCTGAATATGTTGATTATTGGGTTCTGACTGCAGAATTTCTACTTATATTGCTTTGCAGCGTTtggttttatgaattaaaagtaATGTGTTAAGATCTTCTACTTGTTGGCATGGAGAGGAAGGAAGGGGTGTGGAGATGATTACCAAGTAAGTGTTCAaggccaccgctagcagatactgttcGCTTTAACCTGTTACGTATcctcgtcagcctcacagttttaaaacgcatctactagaaaaatgggtttttcacacccttatgaggaatgtttcgttctcctctccaaccgacgtgggatctcacacaattGGTATGCAGTTAGAATTCAACAACACTTACATTTATTTCAGTTTATTTCAGTATTGTGTATGCCTTTTACTATCATGTGGTTGTAGTAATGACTATTATAGGCTGCAGTCTCGTTTCTTCagcatattttgtttgaaaatattcCAGAATTTTGCATTCAATAATTAGAAGACCAGGCATATACCATGCAATAATGTTGAGTTTCTTCTGTATCTTaagaaagccaaaaaaagTAGGGGAATTATGCTACTCTGTCAAGTGTCATTTGAACTCCTAGCGTAGAAACTCGATTGCAGTTGGTCGAAGTGCACCGACATATCTGAGATTCAATTTAGATTTTACAAAACTGGTCCATTTTAGTTAGTTTTTGCTTTCTATAACATAGTTCAGATTTGTATTTTTGCTTCTATATTATGGTTATCATTCAGATTTCTACCTTGTCACTTATGTTTGAAGCCTTTTGGAATTCAATCTTAGATTAGTTTGTTTGTAgttgatgaagaaatggagTTGATGATCGATCATTACTAGGGTCATAATCGATTGAAAGATCAAGTCGACTTTTGTTTGCCATATCAATCATGGaggtaaaaaatgattttactCCCGGACCTTTTGCAATAGGTTTTGATTTTAGTATCAATAGTAAGGTGGAAATATTTGAATACAAGCTCATATTGCATATGAAAATTGGAAGGAAAATGTTCATGCCAAATGAAGCAGCTTTGTAGGAAAGGGGCTGTTTGAGAATGATAGTGCAGATGTTGGAGCGTCCTTTCATATACACAAAGCTTGTAACAATTTCTGATAAAGCTCATCAGATCTATTTGAAGCTCTCAAGGAAGGACACTATGAGTTGGGGTTGTGTAGGGTAGACTCGTAGCTTCGTTTAGCAGAAGAGCATGACTTTCGAAACTCTTAGTCAAGTGGGAGCACCCAACCTATGGGCTTTGAAAGAATAAGAGAagggaataaaacaaagagGATCACTCCTTTTAGGAATATGGCTTGTTCAATCACTTGCTCATGAACTTGTAGCTTAGCCAAAAACAACGAATGGGAAAGTGTAGAAGCTTTGCCGATTATGTTGCAGCCTGGAAATGCTTAGAACTTCCATTTTGCATCTCTTATCGATGGTGTAGGTAGTTGTGCCTTGTTGGAGATTTATTTGTAGCAAGCCTCTTTTCTCCTCGTTCTAcataaacaaaatgaagaactGCGAACAAAATGAAGAACTGGGGCAAACAGTTCATCACGGAAGAAAGGACTCACTGAGCCAAAATTTGACTCTTAACGTTTTGTTCCATAGAGTATCAAGTGCTTCACTTCACATGGCTCAGAACTGATTGAAGgtatttctttgttggttaTTCCTGTCTcgatgatattatattatcatTAGTTTCACATACTCCAGCCCTACCATGGAACTTCCTTCTTTAATTGATCTTctagactgattttttcattttgcttTTAAGTATTACCGTTCAAATCAAGGGTATGAATGTTTTGATACTTCGGTGCTTTGTAATGAGTTGAATTATGAGCACAATCTTTGAGTTAACCCAAATATGCATCAACAGATTGAATAATACATGTTGGGTGTAGATTAAGATTAATCGACGATCATATAAAGGTGAATAACGACCCACAATAGAATAGTATGACATggtataaaatattagaacttaaataatgaataacAAATCGAAATTTAAATACCatagatttgaaattaaaaaagaaaaaaaaaattcaaccctcAATAATTCAAACTATGGGCAATTAAAATGaggatattatatttttatttgcacGAATTCAACGTCAACGTACAAGGTGATTCAATATTTACAAtgaaacataaagaaaaatagcaataaatgttaataatatgaataaggagtaatttaatttgtttgaaaaaacataaattatttatttattaataattttttttagatatatcTATTGACattgacattttattaaatttttttattgatgtttCTAAAATTAAGACTCTAACCTTTCAATTCACATTTGGTATTTTAAACCTTCATGAAAACTAATACTAAACcgtaataaaatataatattaaatatttgtaggaagaagaaacaaatatgaaaaaaaatatcgagATATATAACTGAACTTATATCTGTCTGTACAAATACAATTTAAAGGTAAATTGTACTATTTTAAAGTTAGAGATTCAAAAGTTTATATCCCTACATTTATTATAGGaagaatagtaaataaataaacgataACTAAGCTTTAGGAGCGCACaacaaagattaaaaatgTGATTTTCAAATCACTATTTTTCTCTCACAAATTACCTAGATATCATTAGTCACCGTCACACCTTGttctatttcacattttattacttttttaatcattGAAATTCAACCTTTCAACCTTCAACAATATTAGAAATGTTAATTTCACCCGCAAAAAACCACCTCGtctaagataaaaaaaaaaattcccatTAAATGGTGAATAATGAAAGatgcataaaaatatttctttccgCTGGCTAAACTAAATCAAGAAcgaaaatgatatatattatGTGTATTGaagactaaattttaaatttttaaaaaattaggttcaataatacattatatatatatagatatattttttcatctaaaatattattgattattatgttttttttttattcttttaattaaaaaaaaattgaaatgattttttgttttaaaaaaatagaaaaaattcaCCACAAATAACTCAATCTCCTAGAATTCTGCAGACAATTCTTTCATAtaagagaaatgaaatgatggtgGAGATGAGAACGGAGGTCCCGTCCCCGTCCCCGTCCCCGTCCCCGTCCCCGTCCCATGGATAACTCTAAACACAACATATTATTAGTTCATCACATTACCAAGTCAAACAATGGTTTGACAACTTTTTCTGGTAGAAAGCCTAGCAAATTTATTACTCATAGTTCATCACATTACCAAGCCAACATTCAATAAGCATCAAAGACCAACTCAAACTACTCTTTTCTCTTGAATCATCTCCATGTTCAAacattcatcattcatttattGCTTCTTGTCTCGAAGACATTTTCAAGCTCTTTTTAGAACTTGATGGAGACCACACAGAAAACAGAAGCATAGATATCAACTTCATCATTTATTCTTACTTGGAAATAAGAACCCCCAAGGTAGGAGAAGGCGGAGCCATTGAAAGGTGACTAAAACACTAGAAACGACCTCTAAAAAGACCTATTCCTTGGTGTTCTAACGAAGAAATAGAATAAGGGAAATTTCCATTCAATCAAATatatgttctttcttttcttgtttcctcTTGGACACTTATCAATGATAGTCAACACAAGACGGGTTTGAATCAGTAAAAGATACATACACACAGCCCCCAGAAAAAACGAGGGACGACAGCATGGCATGAGGGTAAAAAATGTCTTTTGTGTACATATACAAACTTAGTTTCTACGCCAATTATTTGTGCTGTTTAGGATTCTCATATCTCGAAAAGACGAACCGAAACAAGGAATGAAATACTGCCCTTATACATGATAATACAAAGTTCCAACAAGATGAAGGCCAGTACCATGGGTACAATAATCTGAAAAATAGGCTTATAAGATGCCTAGGATATCGTCCAACCTGTACCAAAAATCCTTCATCAaactttctaattttcttagCATAACAATATTACTATTGTAGTGGCACCCGGCTAAGGTATCAAATTACATAAAAGGAACATGCTTAATAGTTCTTTCATTGAGCAACGACATTCGGTTTAATCGATACTTACTGGAAATAGCAAATCTAGAGCATCCCATGCAGCGTGTCGAACAGCTCTGGTAGGATACATGGGGCCACCCGGAGGGGTGAAGCTATACAAACAAGTTTTTAGCCTTGTACTTGTGGTCATTCTGAGTTCCAAAccttatataaattaaaagcatTGATTAGAACAGTTAGAATAGCAACTGTTGAATCTCAATGAGTCAGCCAATTACCTTGGAGAACAATCAGGTGTGAAAAATAATGCAGCAGTACAGGTTCCACCTTCAGCTTTTGAATCTGACCaatgtaatattttgataCCAATATTGAACTTGCGGATGTATTTAAGCATGAAAGTAGCAAAACAAGCTATTTcatgatataaaaatattacagAAAACGATcgtaatttaataatataagtCCATCGAAACAAAAGACGTGTTAATAGAACATTTTGCGATGCTACACGACAATTTACCTGATCAGTAAGTTCAATCACAAACAAGTCAGCTGGACCACCTATCAGTATGGCATTTGGGAAAGGAGGAAATTGctttaaaaaacttttaagCTTATCATCTGAAACACAGCAGGTTATTATATACAGATGGGCACCCAAGTACTAGCTTTCCAAATGGCATTTATAGCTAAAGCTCACCTGAATCATAGAAAATTAAGAACCttgaaagtaaaagaaaaagatctcTTTGAACCTGCAATTGAGAAaaagatgaggaagaagaaagaaaggagcAAATTTCAGAACAATTCTCTTGAAAATAGCTGCATAAAAGATACTACAAGTACTAAACAATCTAGATtgtaaaatattcataaaagaacaaacataATAACTTACTTCATTCATGCAAAATTAAGGAAA
This genomic interval from Cucurbita pepo subsp. pepo cultivar mu-cu-16 chromosome LG20, ASM280686v2, whole genome shotgun sequence contains the following:
- the LOC111782602 gene encoding uncharacterized protein LOC111782602 isoform X2 yields the protein MRHTEEEAHIQWKGLVDLALASSSQRRDVLRELFADIALEVDDRAKEIILSTEEDAIAPVEHGMDNPLCFYDVLADYYVQVPEGGKPILDLIVKLWSQSFTCHIFTLLFHKWLFEIEIENSDEAHLRNSSALVQGATNIFWLDIQANTSRFKSLFHYLLGEVAFQPARSNKIPIQVQRDLFLLLSRFLIFYDSDDKLKSFLKQFPPFPNAILIGGPADLFVIELTDQIQKLKVEPVLLHYFSHLIVLQGLELRMTTSTRLKTCLYSFTPPGGPMYPTRAVRHAAWDALDLLFPVGRYPRHLISLFFRLLYPWYWPSSCWNFVLSCIRAVFHSLFRFVFSRYENPKQHK